A genomic segment from Triticum dicoccoides isolate Atlit2015 ecotype Zavitan chromosome 1A, WEW_v2.0, whole genome shotgun sequence encodes:
- the LOC119294512 gene encoding uncharacterized protein LOC119294512 isoform X2, producing MEKRKKEEEEENPPAAGSLWDDLLPEIHREILSRVPYRSLCRFKCVSTAWLALCADPAVRRRSPQTLTGFFCYSQVDVGGGRRHYGVSFLNLSGWGRPMVDDPSLSFVRGYRHVTPIHCCSGILICYCWKFDMSDEADFVVCNPATKEIWAALPVPQNEMMTRLNTARLCFDPAIPRRFKVFVFVQSFAGVQRVEVYSSDTGQWTSVGSAWSSENLMIAEESGCVYFNGSLHLAVCHPVVKVVDWEGRLYTGHVENEGRCRLLVWVLEDHASGLWTLKCTASILELLGSPCRAPNEFYQAVAIHPDCNLIFLEDAGQEALLMSYNMDTGKLDIVCSLGDRWAQRFHPYIPCFVEKPPVPQ from the exons atggagaagaggaagaaggaggaggaggaggagaatccGCCGGCAGCGGGGAGCCTCTGGGACGACCTCCTGCCTGAGATCCACCGGGAGATCCTGTCGCGGGTGCCGTACCGGTCGCTCTGCCGCTTCAAATGCGTGTCCACGGCGTGGCTGGCGCTCTGCGCCGACCCGGCCGTCCGCAGGAGGTCGCCGCAGACGCTCACCGGCTTCTTCTGCTACTCCCAAGTGGACGTCGGCGGCGGCCGGCGCCATTACGGCGTCAGCTTCCTCAACCTGTCCGGGTGGGGCCGGCCGATGGTCGACGACCCCTCCCTCAGCTTCGTGCGGGGCTACCGCCACGTCACGCCCATTCACTGCTGCAGCGGCATTCTCATCTGCTACTGCTGGAAGTTTGACATGAGCGACGAGGCGGATTTTGTCGTGTGCAACCCTGCCACCAAGGAGATCTGGGCCGCGCTGCCGGTGCCCCAGAATGAGATGATGACGCGCCTCAACACCGCCCGCCTGTGCTTTGACCCGGCTATTCCCCGCCGCTTCAAGGTGTTTGTGTTCGTGCAAAGTTTCGCTGGGGTTCAGAGGGTGGAGGTCTACTCTTCAGACACCGGGCAGTGGACCTCCGTTGGGAGCGCGTGGAGCTCCGAGAACCTCATGATTGCCGAGGAATCGGGATGCGTCTACTTCAATGGATCTCTGCATCTGGCTGTTTGCCATCCTGTGGTCAAGGTGGTGGACTGGGAG GGACGCCTATACACCGGGCATGTAGAAAATGAAGGTAGATGCCGGCTCTTGGTGTGGGTTCTCGAGGATCATGCTAGCGGACTGTGGACCCTGAAGTGTACTGCCAGCATTCTTGAACTGCTAGGAAGCCCTTGCCGTGCACCCAACGAATTCTACCAGGCGGTTGCGATCCATCCAGACTGCAATCTGATATTCCTTGAAGATGCGGGGCAGGAAGCATTGCTTATGTCCTACAATATGGATACCGGTAAACTGGATATTGTCTGCTCTCTTGGAGACCGCTGGGCGCAAAGATTTCACCCCTACATTCCCTGTTTTGTGGAGAAGCCGCCCGTTCCTCAGTGA
- the LOC119294512 gene encoding F-box protein At1g52495-like isoform X1 → MEKRKKEEEEENPPAAGSLWDDLLPEIHREILSRVPYRSLCRFKCVSTAWLALCADPAVRRRSPQTLTGFFCYSQVDVGGGRRHYGVSFLNLSGWGRPMVDDPSLSFVRGYRHVTPIHCCSGILICYCWKFDMSDEADFVVCNPATKEIWAALPVPQNEMMTRLNTARLCFDPAIPRRFKVFVFVQSFAGVQRVEVYSSDTGQWTSVGSAWSSENLMIAEESGCVYFNGSLHLAVCHPVVKVVDWEVVIRSMVTFDTEGETWRRIRMPDTSNNGFFGLSQGRLYTGHVENEGRCRLLVWVLEDHASGLWTLKCTASILELLGSPCRAPNEFYQAVAIHPDCNLIFLEDAGQEALLMSYNMDTGKLDIVCSLGDRWAQRFHPYIPCFVEKPPVPQ, encoded by the coding sequence atggagaagaggaagaaggaggaggaggaggagaatccGCCGGCAGCGGGGAGCCTCTGGGACGACCTCCTGCCTGAGATCCACCGGGAGATCCTGTCGCGGGTGCCGTACCGGTCGCTCTGCCGCTTCAAATGCGTGTCCACGGCGTGGCTGGCGCTCTGCGCCGACCCGGCCGTCCGCAGGAGGTCGCCGCAGACGCTCACCGGCTTCTTCTGCTACTCCCAAGTGGACGTCGGCGGCGGCCGGCGCCATTACGGCGTCAGCTTCCTCAACCTGTCCGGGTGGGGCCGGCCGATGGTCGACGACCCCTCCCTCAGCTTCGTGCGGGGCTACCGCCACGTCACGCCCATTCACTGCTGCAGCGGCATTCTCATCTGCTACTGCTGGAAGTTTGACATGAGCGACGAGGCGGATTTTGTCGTGTGCAACCCTGCCACCAAGGAGATCTGGGCCGCGCTGCCGGTGCCCCAGAATGAGATGATGACGCGCCTCAACACCGCCCGCCTGTGCTTTGACCCGGCTATTCCCCGCCGCTTCAAGGTGTTTGTGTTCGTGCAAAGTTTCGCTGGGGTTCAGAGGGTGGAGGTCTACTCTTCAGACACCGGGCAGTGGACCTCCGTTGGGAGCGCGTGGAGCTCCGAGAACCTCATGATTGCCGAGGAATCGGGATGCGTCTACTTCAATGGATCTCTGCATCTGGCTGTTTGCCATCCTGTGGTCAAGGTGGTGGACTGGGAGGTAGTGATACGCTCCATGGTCACTTTTGACACAGAGGGGGAAACCTGGAGGAGGATCCGTATGCCGGACACCAGCAATAACGGTTTCTTTGGGCTGTCGCAGGGACGCCTATACACCGGGCATGTAGAAAATGAAGGTAGATGCCGGCTCTTGGTGTGGGTTCTCGAGGATCATGCTAGCGGACTGTGGACCCTGAAGTGTACTGCCAGCATTCTTGAACTGCTAGGAAGCCCTTGCCGTGCACCCAACGAATTCTACCAGGCGGTTGCGATCCATCCAGACTGCAATCTGATATTCCTTGAAGATGCGGGGCAGGAAGCATTGCTTATGTCCTACAATATGGATACCGGTAAACTGGATATTGTCTGCTCTCTTGGAGACCGCTGGGCGCAAAGATTTCACCCCTACATTCCCTGTTTTGTGGAGAAGCCGCCCGTTCCTCAGTGA